TTCCGTCATGGATAGTTCTGAGCTATTTACAAGTTCTTTTGCTCTGCCCAAGCGCTTGTCTTTGAGCCACTTGCTTGGGGTGATGCCGTATAAGCGCTTAAAATCTCGGTTGAAGCTAGATAGAGATCGCCCGCTTAAACTGGCAAAATCCTTGATACTGAAATTGTTTGATAAGTGAGTGTTCATCACATGCTTTATATTTCTCTTGGATTGGGTACTCTTGTCGGCGGCTAAAAAACCGCGAAGCCGGTCCTGTGTGTCCAAGGCTTCGAGAAGCAGGAGTAACTCCAAGAGCTTCGTCTGAAGCAAGCTGTAGGATTTTTCTCCTAGGCCCTGATAAATGAGCTTTATTGTGCTTACGTAATTCGTCAGAACCGGTGATGATTTAACCTTAAAAGGCCTGCTTTGAAGTGGGGCGGCTTTGTCTATATTGGAACAGCTTTGGAGGAACTTGAAAATGGTTTTTTCGTCAAAGAAGAAAAGAACCGCTTCTAAGGGGCCTTCGCTATTTATGAAGTCGGATACCATATGCTGACCTTGGCCCATAAAAAGCATCTCCTCTTGTTCGATGAGAAAGTCTTCATGATCGGCGGAGGTGAATGTCTCACAGCCGGATAGAACAAAGGCAAGACAGGGCGCGTTAGTATAAAACTCGATGTCGCGCATGTCCTTGTGAATGAGCTTATGAAATATAGCTGCGCACCCGTGGGCCATAATTAGCTGCGCTTCTTCCATTTTGTATAGGGATTCTGGAATCAGGAGTGTATTTTCCAAAGTATAGCCAATAATTGAATGCTTCATACACTCCCCATCTCCTGACCAGTAGAATATGTGCACCTGAAGTGAGGGCCTAACGTTTGCTAGGGTAAGCTAGCCCTCTTTGATTAGGTGCAACGCAAACGGATTACTGTTTGTCCAGATGCTGCATTTCTAGGAGTTTTTTATCCGTATTATATTGGCTAAGAGCATAAACAGCCCAAATGGCTGCAGGTATCCACCCCAGTATTGTTATCTGTAAAATAAAGCAGAAGATTCCCTGTATGGGGCGTTTGATTGTGAAGAACACAACAAATGGCAGTAATATAGCCAAGATTAAACGCATTAAATAAACTCCGAACATTGCACAAGCGGAGCACGAGACTCAATCATTCTGATTAAGCGAGCTCCTAGTTTTAAACCTAATAATTTTTAGGGGAAGTTCAAACAGTTTTCCAATGGGAATTAAAGCAGCGCAGATGATGTATACTGATTGTGCGCTGCTTTGTTGCTTAGAAAACTATCAGGAGTTTGGCTTTGAGGCTTCTTCAGCGGTGATGGTCTTTTTACCCTTGCCGCGCTCAAGGCTGAAGTAAACTGGGTTCGGATAGTGGTCCAAAGTTGCACCGCTTGCTGCATCAACACCCATACCAACAAAGCCGCCAATAAGCACATTTCCGGCCATGCCAGCTGCACCTTTACCGCTCACACGAGTGCCAACATTCAAAACTTCGGTCTGATAGCCGGGAGCTGAGGCTGTCAAAGTCATTTCCTGCTTGCGGGAAACTTTAATGACACAAGGACCTGTACATGTATGAGCTGTCGTAGATGTCACTTTGGCATGTGCCGGCTCTACATTGATAACAACGTCTTCGCTGGTTCCACGCACAACTGTGCCGCAACCTTGCAGCATGATGCCTGCGGCAACGATACCGC
This genomic window from Pseudovibrio sp. M1P-2-3 contains:
- a CDS encoding YqaE/Pmp3 family membrane protein — translated: MFGVYLMRLILAILLPFVVFFTIKRPIQGIFCFILQITILGWIPAAIWAVYALSQYNTDKKLLEMQHLDKQ
- a CDS encoding helix-turn-helix domain-containing protein, producing MKHSIIGYTLENTLLIPESLYKMEEAQLIMAHGCAAIFHKLIHKDMRDIEFYTNAPCLAFVLSGCETFTSADHEDFLIEQEEMLFMGQGQHMVSDFINSEGPLEAVLFFFDEKTIFKFLQSCSNIDKAAPLQSRPFKVKSSPVLTNYVSTIKLIYQGLGEKSYSLLQTKLLELLLLLEALDTQDRLRGFLAADKSTQSKRNIKHVMNTHLSNNFSIKDFASLSGRSLSSFNRDFKRLYGITPSKWLKDKRLGRAKELVNSSELSMTEIAMAVGYSNTSHFIKSYREKYAVTPKQARKRTALL
- a CDS encoding translation initiation factor 2, translating into MSKLFYVGGIVAAGIMLQGCGTVVRGTSEDVVINVEPAHAKVTSTTAHTCTGPCVIKVSRKQEMTLTASAPGYQTEVLNVGTRVSGKGAAGMAGNVLIGGFVGMGVDAASGATLDHYPNPVYFSLERGKGKKTITAEEASKPNS